In the Arthrobacter sp. 31Y genome, one interval contains:
- a CDS encoding cytochrome P450, which yields MTTTISDPKTPCTDVDPFSRDVLENPLPFQSELRAAGPVVYLNKYDVYAMGRYGEVQAALTDWQTFQSAAGVGLSNFRKEAPWRPPSLLLEADPPHHDAPRAVLTKLLGPREIRKLAESWTADAEELVDQVLSSGTEFDAVADLAAAFPLRVFPDAVGIPQAGRENLLPYGDHAFNAFGPPNELVAKGAPRVPELSASIASQCAREVLTTDGFGAQIWAAADRGDITEAQAPLIVRSLLTAGVDTTVNGLAAVLYAFATNPGQWARLRENSALSRTAFDEAVRFESPVQTFFRTTTRDIEVGGTLIPEGRKILMFLGSANRDPRRWENPDAFDLDRDPSGHVGFGFGIHQCVGQHIARLEASTLLEVLARKIETIEICGPTRRHHNNTLRAWESLPVRVKTSPTFTRK from the coding sequence CTGCACGGATGTGGATCCGTTCAGCCGGGATGTCTTGGAAAATCCCCTCCCGTTCCAATCCGAACTCCGGGCTGCCGGCCCTGTGGTTTACCTCAACAAATACGACGTCTACGCCATGGGCCGGTACGGGGAAGTGCAGGCCGCGCTGACCGACTGGCAAACATTTCAGTCCGCGGCCGGTGTGGGCCTCAGCAACTTCCGCAAGGAAGCGCCATGGCGTCCACCGAGCCTTCTCCTTGAGGCGGACCCGCCCCACCATGACGCGCCGCGTGCCGTGCTGACCAAGCTTTTAGGACCCCGGGAAATCCGCAAACTGGCGGAATCCTGGACAGCTGATGCGGAAGAACTGGTGGACCAAGTGCTGTCCAGTGGCACGGAGTTCGACGCCGTCGCGGACTTGGCTGCGGCTTTCCCGCTTCGTGTCTTTCCAGATGCTGTGGGCATACCCCAAGCCGGCCGGGAGAACCTGCTCCCGTACGGGGACCACGCATTCAATGCCTTTGGCCCGCCCAACGAGCTCGTGGCAAAGGGTGCGCCGCGGGTGCCGGAACTGTCCGCCTCGATCGCCTCTCAATGTGCTCGGGAGGTGCTGACCACGGACGGATTCGGTGCCCAAATCTGGGCCGCCGCGGATCGGGGGGACATCACCGAGGCGCAGGCTCCGTTGATTGTCCGGTCGCTGCTCACTGCCGGGGTGGACACCACTGTCAACGGCCTGGCCGCTGTCCTTTACGCGTTTGCCACCAACCCTGGCCAATGGGCCCGGCTTCGTGAAAACTCCGCGCTGTCACGGACCGCCTTTGACGAAGCAGTCCGCTTCGAGTCACCCGTCCAGACCTTCTTCCGGACCACCACGCGGGACATCGAGGTGGGCGGGACGCTCATCCCCGAGGGTAGGAAGATTCTCATGTTCCTGGGATCAGCCAACCGGGATCCGCGACGCTGGGAAAATCCAGACGCCTTCGACCTGGACCGGGATCCCTCCGGGCACGTGGGGTTCGGTTTCGGGATCCACCAGTGCGTCGGCCAACACATTGCCCGACTCGAAGCGTCCACCCTCCTCGAAGTGCTCGCTCGAAAAATCGAAACCATCGAAATCTGCGGCCCCACACGCAGGCACCACAACAACACGCTGCGGGCTTGGGAATCCTTGCCCGTGCGCGTGAAGACAAGTCCCACCTTTACAAGGAAGTAA
- a CDS encoding MFS transporter, giving the protein MDILKDLRSSPMSRLQVRAVAVAIALMLIDGMDVAVAAYAAPALSKAWSLDPVTLGFLLSSGLVGMAAGSLILTPFSDRIGRRRMMLLALMLVCTGMVLSVFAGDVVQLMAYRVLAGLGIGGMIANLNVFVSEYSSDKRRGSIFGLFTSGFAIGATLGGFIAGPLIPHFGWRSVFAVGAAASIIMLAVTWRFLPESLEYLVSKRPPNALARINALLLQMHRTPLDALPELPQGQQVQRGIKDLLAGRMAIQSLLLWTGYGMMIAAYYFASTWTPKLIATSSGDDGLGVTMGLVVNFGGIIGCFIFSILAVFLRSRHLLLGSLLVSALIYVLFGMTFNQTSLAIAIGAVLGVVTSANVAGFYATTPTLFPAALRGTGIGWMVGIGRLVSIVSPIAVGYLLAGGWKAEDVFILFGIPLVLSALAMATIWSLTSGKPVGEQVSETARVG; this is encoded by the coding sequence ATGGACATTCTCAAAGATCTTCGCTCGTCCCCGATGAGCAGGCTCCAAGTGCGGGCCGTTGCGGTGGCCATCGCCCTGATGCTTATAGACGGCATGGACGTTGCAGTGGCTGCCTATGCCGCGCCCGCACTGTCCAAAGCATGGAGCCTGGACCCCGTCACGCTCGGGTTCCTGCTCAGCTCCGGTCTCGTAGGGATGGCAGCGGGCTCACTGATTCTCACGCCATTTTCAGACAGGATCGGTCGACGCCGAATGATGCTGCTGGCCCTGATGCTTGTGTGCACGGGCATGGTCCTTTCAGTCTTTGCCGGCGACGTCGTGCAACTCATGGCGTACCGGGTGCTGGCCGGCTTGGGCATTGGCGGCATGATCGCCAACTTGAACGTGTTCGTCTCGGAGTACTCCTCGGATAAACGCCGCGGAAGTATTTTCGGGTTGTTCACCTCAGGGTTCGCCATCGGCGCGACTCTTGGCGGCTTTATTGCGGGGCCACTGATTCCACACTTTGGCTGGCGCTCTGTGTTCGCCGTCGGGGCTGCGGCCAGCATCATCATGCTCGCGGTGACCTGGCGCTTCCTCCCGGAATCGCTGGAGTACTTAGTCAGCAAGCGTCCGCCCAACGCCCTGGCCCGGATAAATGCCCTTCTCCTGCAAATGCACAGGACGCCGCTGGACGCGCTCCCTGAACTGCCTCAGGGACAGCAAGTGCAGCGCGGAATCAAGGACCTGCTCGCTGGACGAATGGCCATCCAGTCCCTCCTGCTGTGGACTGGCTACGGCATGATGATCGCCGCTTACTACTTCGCCAGCACGTGGACACCCAAGCTCATTGCCACATCATCAGGCGACGACGGCCTCGGCGTGACCATGGGGCTCGTGGTCAACTTCGGCGGCATCATCGGATGCTTCATCTTCAGCATCCTGGCTGTTTTCCTGCGCAGCCGGCACTTGCTGCTGGGATCCCTGTTGGTCTCTGCCCTGATTTACGTGCTTTTCGGAATGACGTTCAACCAAACATCACTGGCCATCGCGATCGGCGCAGTTCTCGGCGTGGTCACTTCTGCGAACGTTGCGGGGTTCTACGCCACCACACCCACCCTGTTCCCGGCCGCTCTGCGCGGAACAGGCATCGGCTGGATGGTAGGCATCGGACGTCTCGTCTCCATCGTTTCACCCATCGCGGTTGGCTATCTGCTGGCTGGCGGTTGGAAGGCCGAGGACGTCTTCATCCTGTTCGGCATTCCGTTAGTTCTATCGGCCTTGGCGATGGCTACCATTTGGTCGCTCACCTCCGGGAAACCGGTAGGGGAGCAGGTTAGCGAGACGGCACGGGTGGGCTAA
- a CDS encoding MFS transporter → MNTLDQRVATRHGWRVAFASGLASYVDAGAIAGTGTALVILQGPLSLTPGQIGQLSALLTVMIAGGALIGGRLGDRLGRRRVFLATLSIFIVAALALMLFPSVPVLYVGVAVLGFAAGADLPVSMAMIAESAPEDKRGKMVAFTHVLWMAGILGVIVISIFFGNAGALGAQIIYGHLAVVALLAVALRWGIKESRLWTETRNTAVRDDAFDGERVDLSSLRALFAPKLLAPLVATGLFYALVNIAANTNGQFSTYLFVNVAGTDVATASMLGLGILLLSVAGLFVMMRIVDTSKRHRSFVIAAILALAGLAVPLVFGITAVTLVVMGVLGALGGAIAGEPMYKIWSQELFPTSHRSTAQGITIAFARLVAAGAALVTPLIISAGPTLLFVFLIITSGAAYLIGIFWIFRMRTFLKGDGGVTVTQDARQNVAG, encoded by the coding sequence ATGAATACCCTTGACCAACGAGTGGCCACCCGGCATGGATGGAGGGTTGCCTTCGCCTCCGGCCTTGCTTCGTACGTCGACGCAGGAGCCATCGCCGGAACAGGTACAGCCTTGGTGATCCTCCAAGGACCGCTAAGCCTGACGCCGGGTCAGATCGGGCAGCTGTCAGCGCTCCTGACGGTCATGATCGCAGGCGGCGCGCTGATAGGTGGGCGTCTGGGTGACAGGTTGGGTCGTCGTCGTGTTTTCCTCGCCACGTTGAGCATTTTCATCGTGGCCGCGCTGGCCCTCATGCTCTTCCCGAGTGTCCCGGTCCTCTACGTTGGCGTCGCCGTGCTCGGCTTCGCCGCCGGTGCGGATCTCCCTGTTTCCATGGCCATGATTGCCGAATCGGCGCCGGAGGACAAGCGCGGAAAGATGGTGGCCTTCACACACGTGCTCTGGATGGCGGGCATCCTGGGCGTCATTGTCATCAGCATCTTCTTCGGCAACGCAGGTGCGTTGGGCGCACAGATTATTTACGGACACTTGGCCGTGGTCGCATTGCTTGCAGTGGCCCTGCGGTGGGGTATCAAGGAATCGCGTTTGTGGACCGAAACGCGCAACACCGCGGTACGCGACGACGCCTTCGATGGCGAGCGCGTGGATTTGAGTTCTTTGCGTGCCCTTTTTGCGCCCAAGCTTCTCGCACCGCTCGTAGCAACCGGCCTCTTCTATGCCTTGGTCAACATCGCTGCCAACACGAACGGACAATTCTCCACGTACCTCTTCGTGAACGTAGCCGGCACTGATGTTGCCACGGCCTCGATGCTGGGACTGGGCATTCTCCTGCTCAGCGTGGCAGGCCTGTTCGTCATGATGAGGATTGTGGACACCTCAAAGCGCCACCGCTCGTTCGTCATCGCAGCAATCCTCGCCCTCGCCGGGCTGGCAGTTCCGCTGGTCTTCGGCATCACCGCCGTGACACTGGTGGTCATGGGAGTCCTGGGCGCCCTTGGCGGTGCGATCGCCGGTGAACCGATGTACAAGATCTGGTCGCAGGAGCTCTTTCCCACCAGCCACCGAAGCACAGCTCAAGGCATCACTATCGCCTTCGCCCGCCTTGTTGCTGCCGGCGCTGCCTTGGTGACCCCGCTGATCATCTCCGCAGGCCCCACGCTGCTCTTTGTCTTCCTGATCATCACCTCCGGCGCGGCGTACCTGATCGGCATCTTCTGGATCTTCCGGATGCGCACCTTCCTGAAGGGCGATGGCGGCGTAACGGTTACCCAGGACGCGCGGCAGAACGTGGCAGGCTAA
- a CDS encoding TetR/AcrR family transcriptional regulator encodes MHTEVSQKSAERPKRVRRTGPYKAADARRQTILETAIEHFAQWGYFNSSMPKIAADVGLTKAGLMHHFGSKEELLSAVLELRDQRAISAFFAEDFQNDPVRYFGQVAAQAAFNESQPGLTQMFTVLAAESSNEEHPAHQYFQQRYESIVEAASGILTPMIAAGTLRQGTDVRQVAAEILAVVDGFTIQWALDKTNTSLHSTVFNYVDRLSRSVTTDGRGLAD; translated from the coding sequence ATGCACACCGAGGTAAGCCAGAAGTCCGCTGAACGCCCCAAGCGCGTACGCCGGACTGGTCCGTACAAAGCAGCCGATGCAAGGCGCCAGACCATCCTGGAAACGGCAATCGAGCACTTTGCGCAATGGGGTTACTTCAACTCCTCAATGCCAAAGATCGCGGCAGATGTGGGCCTGACCAAAGCCGGCCTGATGCACCACTTCGGCAGCAAGGAAGAGCTCCTCTCAGCTGTTCTGGAACTGCGTGACCAGCGCGCAATCAGCGCCTTCTTTGCCGAGGACTTCCAGAACGATCCGGTCAGGTACTTCGGGCAGGTGGCCGCCCAAGCAGCGTTCAACGAAAGCCAGCCAGGACTGACGCAAATGTTTACCGTGCTGGCAGCTGAATCGTCCAACGAGGAACATCCCGCTCACCAGTATTTCCAACAACGCTACGAAAGCATCGTCGAAGCAGCGTCTGGAATTCTCACGCCGATGATCGCTGCTGGAACCCTTCGGCAAGGCACGGATGTGCGTCAGGTCGCTGCTGAAATCCTGGCAGTGGTTGATGGCTTCACCATCCAGTGGGCCCTCGACAAAACGAACACGTCGCTGCACAGCACGGTCTTTAACTACGTTGACCGGCTCTCCCGGTCGGTGACCACTGACGGCCGCGGGCTTGCGGACTGA
- a CDS encoding alpha-L-rhamnosidase: MTALLPWSATMIAPNEDFNGAPLLRKEFALATGHGSPAKAILRATSFGVFEASVNGRPVGEDVLSPGWSSYEWRLRYRSYDVTHLLEPVNVLGAALGNGWYRGNLSWNGNSAFYGSELGFFGQLDIEYPDGFVQTLSTDSSWQSGPSAILANDLYNGQTIDAKLTADTWTKPGFDTNSWAGVHALEFDAARLAEPISPPVVRNEVLKPVDIFTSPSGKTLVDFGQNLVGWLRFTVHGQRGETISVRHAEVLEDGELGVRPLRTAEATDRLILSGEPDFFEPTFTFHGFRYAEVSGWPGELTADAVEAVVVHSALERTGTFECSNPLVNQLHRNIVWGLKGNFLDLPTDCPQRNERLGWTGDIAVFAPTAAYLYDVKDFLQDWLQDLAAEQEAADGMVPFTVPDILKYEEHPKEFPTPESTALWSEAAVWVPWALWEAYGDEEVLRRQYDSMAAHTRRVEGLLTDNGLWDQGFQFGDWLDPDAAPDQPWNSKADNGVVATACLYRTAKLTSETAGILGHADDAEHFSALAERVRYAFNSHYVGPDGTILSDCTTVYALAIAFDVLDGDEERTFAGNRLAELVSRNGYRVSTGFAGTPFITWALSETGHVDDAYRLLLEEQCPSWLYPVTMGATTVWERWDSMLPDGTINQGEMTSFNHYALGAVADWLHKVVGGMRPLEPGYAKVLYAPRPGHGIDWAKTNLITPHGTVASEWHIQDGGEYEFTLTVPAGATAEIDVPTLPRQEVGAGTHTFRTAGLVLTGEGK; encoded by the coding sequence ATGACAGCACTACTTCCTTGGTCCGCGACGATGATTGCGCCCAACGAGGACTTCAATGGAGCGCCGCTGCTGCGGAAGGAATTCGCCCTGGCAACCGGTCACGGCTCACCAGCCAAAGCGATCCTTCGCGCAACGTCCTTCGGCGTTTTCGAGGCCTCCGTCAACGGGCGTCCGGTGGGCGAGGATGTCTTGAGCCCCGGATGGAGCTCCTACGAGTGGCGGCTCCGCTACCGCAGTTACGACGTCACCCACTTGCTGGAACCCGTCAATGTGCTCGGCGCCGCCCTTGGTAACGGCTGGTACCGGGGCAACTTGTCCTGGAACGGCAATTCAGCGTTCTACGGCTCGGAGCTTGGCTTCTTCGGCCAGCTGGACATCGAATACCCGGACGGCTTCGTCCAGACTCTCAGCACTGATTCGTCCTGGCAGTCCGGCCCCTCGGCCATCCTCGCCAATGACCTCTACAACGGGCAAACTATTGACGCTAAGCTCACCGCGGACACCTGGACCAAGCCCGGTTTTGACACGAACTCCTGGGCAGGGGTCCACGCTCTGGAGTTCGACGCCGCTCGCCTGGCCGAGCCGATCAGCCCGCCTGTGGTTCGGAACGAAGTCCTCAAGCCCGTGGATATCTTCACTTCACCCAGCGGCAAGACACTCGTGGACTTTGGACAGAACTTGGTTGGATGGCTCCGGTTTACGGTGCATGGCCAACGCGGTGAGACCATTTCCGTGCGCCACGCCGAAGTCCTTGAGGACGGTGAACTTGGCGTCCGTCCACTGCGTACGGCGGAAGCCACGGATAGACTCATTCTTTCCGGTGAGCCGGACTTCTTTGAGCCGACGTTCACGTTCCATGGCTTCCGCTATGCCGAGGTGAGTGGCTGGCCAGGTGAGCTGACAGCGGATGCTGTGGAGGCCGTCGTCGTGCATTCCGCGCTTGAGCGGACGGGCACGTTCGAATGCTCCAATCCACTGGTGAACCAGTTGCACCGGAACATTGTCTGGGGGCTGAAAGGCAACTTCCTCGACCTGCCCACGGACTGCCCTCAACGTAACGAGCGGCTCGGCTGGACTGGTGACATCGCCGTGTTCGCACCCACCGCTGCCTACCTGTACGACGTCAAGGACTTCCTGCAGGACTGGCTCCAGGACCTTGCTGCCGAGCAGGAAGCCGCCGACGGGATGGTCCCGTTTACCGTGCCGGACATCCTCAAATACGAGGAGCACCCCAAGGAATTCCCAACCCCCGAATCCACCGCGCTCTGGAGTGAAGCCGCCGTCTGGGTTCCCTGGGCACTGTGGGAAGCCTACGGGGACGAGGAGGTGCTTCGCCGGCAATACGACTCGATGGCAGCACACACCCGACGCGTCGAGGGGCTGCTTACCGACAACGGTTTGTGGGATCAGGGTTTCCAGTTCGGCGATTGGCTGGACCCCGACGCCGCCCCCGACCAGCCGTGGAACTCCAAAGCGGACAACGGCGTCGTTGCCACGGCCTGCCTCTACCGCACAGCCAAGCTCACGTCGGAAACCGCCGGGATCCTCGGCCACGCGGACGACGCGGAACACTTCAGCGCCCTCGCGGAACGGGTGCGTTACGCCTTCAACAGCCACTACGTTGGCCCGGACGGCACCATTCTCAGCGACTGCACCACTGTTTATGCCCTCGCCATTGCTTTTGACGTGCTCGACGGCGACGAGGAACGAACGTTCGCAGGGAACCGCCTTGCTGAACTCGTTTCCCGCAACGGGTACCGGGTGTCCACCGGCTTCGCCGGCACACCATTCATCACGTGGGCTCTGTCCGAAACCGGACACGTTGACGATGCCTACAGGCTTCTCTTGGAGGAACAGTGCCCCTCATGGCTCTACCCAGTGACCATGGGGGCCACCACCGTCTGGGAACGCTGGGACTCGATGCTGCCCGACGGAACCATCAACCAGGGTGAGATGACCAGCTTCAACCACTATGCCCTGGGTGCAGTTGCCGATTGGCTGCACAAGGTTGTCGGCGGCATGCGGCCACTCGAGCCTGGATACGCCAAGGTTCTCTATGCACCTAGGCCCGGCCACGGAATCGACTGGGCAAAAACCAACCTGATCACGCCCCACGGAACGGTCGCCAGCGAATGGCACATCCAAGATGGGGGAGAGTACGAATTCACGCTTACGGTGCCGGCTGGGGCAACGGCTGAAATTGATGTACCTACACTGCCCCGGCAGGAAGTAGGGGCAGGTACGCATACTTTCCGTACTGCCGGACTCGTCCTGACCGGAGAAGGCAAATGA
- a CDS encoding glycoside hydrolase family 3 protein: MSATATPAPYLDATLPVSERLEDLLGRMTLEEKAGQMFHAITFGGASVDAGTQGLIAHGFMSHFNVHQLPDARAAARWHNAIQELASRTRLGIPITVSTDPRHAFAENQGASFAAGFFSAWPEPLGMAALRDPETVRRFADTARQEYLAVGLRAALHPTVDLATEPRWARQYSGFGQDPELTGQLAAAYLEGFQGGSVGDQSVACMTKHFPGGGPQKDGEDPHFPYGREQVYPGGRFEDHLLPFRHAISAGTSAIMPYYGMPVELHRNGEAIEEVGFGFSRQMITGLLRGELGYDGVVCTDWGLLHDSEVFGMNLPARAWGVEHLSVEDRMVKSIEAGCDQFGGEACPEILVGLVKSGRIRIQRIDESVRRLLKVKFELGLFENRYVNEEAAVAIVGNAVFREEGLKAQSRSVVALKTAAGVLPLSSSTRVYVEGMSPDALAHCAVIAHTPDDADVAIVRLDAPYEPRNDLFLEAMFHAGSLEFDAATVAHIEELASKVPVVLVINLDRPAILTPLELHCAALLATFGVSDQALVRVLIGEVNPEGRLPFELPRSTEAVLESHSDVPGGTRDPLYAYGFGLGGLVVPACETDA, translated from the coding sequence ATGAGCGCGACGGCCACGCCAGCCCCCTACCTGGACGCAACCCTCCCCGTGAGCGAGCGGCTGGAAGACCTCCTCGGACGCATGACCCTGGAAGAAAAAGCCGGGCAAATGTTCCATGCCATCACCTTCGGCGGAGCCTCAGTGGACGCCGGAACCCAAGGTCTGATTGCCCACGGATTCATGAGCCACTTCAACGTCCACCAACTGCCGGATGCCCGCGCGGCCGCCCGGTGGCATAACGCCATTCAGGAGCTGGCGTCCCGGACGAGACTGGGTATTCCCATCACAGTCTCGACGGATCCCCGGCATGCTTTCGCCGAGAACCAGGGCGCATCCTTCGCAGCCGGCTTCTTCTCGGCGTGGCCGGAGCCCCTTGGCATGGCTGCACTCCGGGACCCCGAAACTGTTCGGCGCTTTGCTGACACAGCACGCCAGGAATACCTCGCCGTTGGACTTCGCGCAGCCCTTCACCCCACCGTAGACCTCGCCACCGAACCACGGTGGGCCAGGCAATACAGCGGCTTCGGCCAAGACCCCGAGCTCACGGGCCAGCTGGCCGCTGCCTACCTTGAGGGATTTCAGGGCGGTTCCGTGGGCGATCAGAGTGTTGCATGCATGACCAAACACTTTCCCGGCGGCGGACCACAGAAAGACGGGGAAGACCCGCACTTCCCCTATGGGCGCGAACAGGTCTATCCGGGTGGCAGGTTCGAGGACCACCTGCTGCCATTCCGTCATGCCATCAGCGCCGGCACCAGCGCCATCATGCCCTACTACGGAATGCCCGTGGAACTACACCGCAACGGTGAGGCCATCGAGGAAGTAGGTTTCGGGTTCAGCCGACAAATGATCACCGGACTGCTGCGCGGGGAACTCGGTTACGACGGTGTGGTGTGCACGGACTGGGGGCTCCTGCACGACTCGGAAGTGTTCGGCATGAACCTTCCGGCGCGGGCATGGGGCGTCGAGCACCTCTCCGTGGAGGACCGCATGGTCAAATCCATTGAAGCCGGTTGCGATCAGTTCGGTGGAGAAGCATGCCCCGAAATCCTGGTGGGCTTGGTGAAGTCAGGCCGCATCCGGATCCAGCGCATCGACGAATCAGTGCGACGGTTGCTGAAGGTCAAGTTCGAACTGGGGCTCTTCGAGAACCGCTACGTGAACGAGGAAGCGGCGGTGGCCATTGTAGGGAACGCTGTGTTCCGGGAGGAGGGCCTCAAAGCACAGAGCCGCTCCGTGGTGGCTCTCAAAACTGCAGCGGGTGTCCTGCCTCTGAGCTCCTCGACGCGGGTCTATGTGGAAGGGATGTCCCCTGATGCCCTCGCTCATTGTGCTGTCATCGCACATACTCCGGACGATGCCGACGTCGCGATTGTCCGTCTCGATGCCCCTTACGAGCCACGCAATGATCTGTTCCTTGAGGCGATGTTCCATGCTGGGAGCCTTGAGTTCGATGCCGCCACCGTTGCGCATATTGAAGAACTCGCCTCGAAAGTACCCGTGGTCCTTGTGATCAACTTGGACCGGCCGGCGATACTCACTCCGCTGGAACTGCACTGCGCGGCCCTCTTGGCCACGTTCGGAGTCTCCGATCAAGCCCTCGTGCGGGTGCTGATTGGCGAGGTAAACCCCGAAGGCCGGCTTCCCTTTGAATTGCCCCGATCAACTGAGGCTGTCCTCGAATCCCACAGCGATGTACCAGGCGGCACTCGAGATCCTTTGTACGCCTACGGTTTCGGTCTGGGTGGACTGGTTGTTCCCGCATGCGAGACAGACGCTTGA
- a CDS encoding caspase family protein, producing MQDLQRRLVALGYVVQVDGIFGSRTRAAIIRFQQDRGLTADGIAGPKTQSALGIDDGASQTDQEGTGTRRLVSLHLGLNGVNPIHYEGWDGKLNGCENDANTMNHIADSQGFESSQLFTQNATADNVLSAIASVAGRLTAGDAFLLTYAGHGGQVPNVNGDVEEDQQDETWVLWDRMLIDDELESAFAGFDVGVDIMVFSDSCHSGTVTRALYGQSQVDHAKRKQLFYSDVAASGNARDAGFPTPVAVAGARTAAAAKDQAKSANAMAAWSKMLRYGYGWNGAPNRSSLSRDISLNRVSGPGAVNSRRFPGQGTRGNSKEASLSSKNRIVTTREMPLSVNQLVVVKHSALYSRLQSSARSGRAGPVKANGLLISGCQDSQLSQEVGGNGVFTTTLKSVWNNGLFAGSYIEFHRQIRGRMGPTQSPELLPFGKDLNALPNKTPFS from the coding sequence GTGCAGGACCTGCAGCGACGACTCGTAGCCCTCGGCTACGTCGTCCAAGTCGATGGCATTTTTGGTTCGCGTACTCGTGCAGCCATCATTCGCTTTCAACAAGACCGCGGATTGACGGCGGACGGAATAGCCGGTCCCAAAACTCAGTCTGCTTTGGGCATTGATGATGGCGCTTCCCAGACAGACCAAGAAGGAACGGGGACACGAAGGCTGGTTTCCCTCCATTTGGGACTCAACGGCGTGAACCCGATCCACTACGAAGGATGGGACGGCAAACTCAACGGCTGCGAAAACGACGCCAACACAATGAACCACATAGCTGACTCACAGGGTTTCGAGTCGTCGCAGTTGTTTACCCAGAACGCGACAGCGGACAATGTTCTGTCGGCAATCGCCTCAGTCGCCGGAAGACTGACTGCCGGGGACGCTTTCCTCCTAACCTACGCCGGGCACGGGGGGCAGGTTCCCAATGTCAACGGCGATGTCGAGGAGGATCAGCAAGATGAGACTTGGGTTCTTTGGGATCGGATGCTGATCGATGATGAGTTAGAGTCTGCCTTTGCAGGTTTTGATGTGGGCGTCGACATCATGGTTTTCTCGGATAGTTGCCACAGCGGGACAGTAACTCGAGCTCTATACGGGCAATCCCAAGTCGATCATGCGAAAAGAAAGCAACTGTTCTACTCCGATGTGGCTGCCTCCGGCAATGCCAGAGATGCCGGGTTCCCGACACCCGTCGCTGTTGCCGGCGCACGGACGGCGGCAGCGGCTAAGGACCAAGCGAAGTCTGCGAACGCCATGGCAGCATGGTCCAAGATGCTCCGGTATGGTTACGGCTGGAATGGGGCCCCCAACCGTTCCTCCCTAAGCAGAGACATCTCCCTGAACCGTGTCTCAGGCCCGGGAGCCGTAAATTCCCGCAGGTTTCCAGGCCAGGGAACACGAGGTAACTCGAAGGAGGCCTCACTCTCCTCCAAAAACCGCATCGTGACGACTCGAGAAATGCCGTTATCCGTAAACCAACTTGTTGTGGTCAAGCACTCTGCGTTGTACTCACGCCTTCAATCGTCGGCGCGGTCGGGCCGGGCTGGCCCGGTCAAGGCCAACGGACTACTGATTTCGGGGTGTCAAGACTCCCAGCTTTCGCAGGAAGTGGGTGGCAACGGAGTGTTCACAACGACTCTAAAATCTGTATGGAACAACGGACTGTTCGCAGGCTCGTACATCGAATTTCACCGTCAAATCCGTGGACGAATGGGACCCACTCAATCCCCGGAGCTACTTCCATTCGGCAAGGATCTAAACGCCTTGCCGAACAAGACACCATTTTCCTAG
- a CDS encoding AfsR/SARP family transcriptional regulator gives MQRGLSPLAFDVHAGLELRLLGHWDLKENNQSIEFPHRVQRVIALAAITDRAPRNYIAELLWPEGGPGQARTNLRVNICHIRRRTPDLLCPSMDALLLSPNLLVDAASMEEVLASIERCNDLPTLVANLQYLTRADLLPAWCETWLVQAQESFRQSKLKGLEKLAGRFIGIGDADLAVDAAQAAVCTEPLSERGYCLLMRAHVLAGNRALALQAYERAVETLRQSLDVEPSVALQQIMLDVRSRGPASPSHRRVAGLA, from the coding sequence ATGCAGAGGGGGCTGAGCCCTTTGGCTTTTGACGTCCATGCGGGGCTCGAATTGCGGCTACTTGGTCACTGGGATCTGAAGGAGAATAACCAATCCATCGAATTTCCTCATCGCGTGCAACGAGTGATTGCACTGGCGGCGATTACGGACCGAGCGCCGAGGAACTATATCGCGGAGTTGCTTTGGCCCGAGGGCGGCCCGGGACAGGCGCGAACGAACCTGCGAGTTAACATCTGTCACATCAGACGGCGCACTCCCGATCTTCTTTGTCCGTCCATGGACGCACTCCTCCTTAGCCCCAATCTGCTCGTTGACGCGGCGTCCATGGAGGAAGTTCTGGCGTCAATCGAACGCTGTAACGATCTTCCGACGCTGGTCGCCAATCTGCAATACCTAACACGCGCAGACTTGCTTCCTGCTTGGTGCGAGACGTGGTTGGTACAAGCGCAGGAATCATTTCGCCAAAGTAAGTTAAAGGGCTTGGAGAAGCTTGCTGGCAGATTTATTGGCATCGGCGATGCGGACCTCGCTGTTGATGCGGCGCAAGCTGCAGTATGCACTGAACCACTGAGTGAGCGAGGCTATTGCTTGCTAATGCGTGCCCATGTGCTGGCTGGCAATCGGGCCCTAGCACTCCAAGCGTATGAGCGAGCCGTTGAAACGCTCCGGCAGTCCCTGGATGTTGAGCCGTCCGTCGCACTTCAGCAGATCATGCTCGATGTGCGGTCTCGCGGACCAGCGTCGCCGTCCCACCGGCGCGTAGCTGGTCTCGCGTGA